Proteins found in one Methanobrevibacter sp. genomic segment:
- a CDS encoding aldo/keto reductase, with protein sequence MAKIILGKTGLEIEKNGFGALPIQRDSFDETAEIVRKAYANGINFYDTARAYTDSEEKLNYAFKGFNEEYPRESIIIASKTQGENRKDIEKDIKVSLDNLGTDYIDLYQIHNPSFCPTEGDGSGAYDALFDLYDEGIIRHIGFTSHKFEIAEEAIKCGLYETIQFPFSYLTGPKELAIVEMARANNLGFIAMKAMSGGLIGSSKAAYAYINSFENVVPIWGVQRMSELDEFLSYMKEEPQLDKELEEIIKREREELGGDFCRGCGYCMPCPEGIEVFQCARMSLWIRRFPSAPSLTPESQEKMKKIEDCTECRQCVSKCPYELDIPELLKKNYEDYKKILSGEIKVD encoded by the coding sequence ATGGCTAAAATAATACTCGGTAAGACAGGCCTTGAAATAGAAAAGAATGGTTTTGGAGCATTGCCTATTCAAAGAGACAGCTTTGATGAGACTGCGGAGATAGTCAGAAAGGCATATGCCAATGGAATAAACTTCTATGACACTGCAAGGGCTTATACAGACAGTGAAGAAAAGCTAAACTATGCTTTCAAAGGATTCAACGAAGAGTATCCGAGGGAAAGCATCATAATAGCCAGCAAGACTCAAGGAGAGAACAGAAAGGACATAGAAAAGGACATCAAGGTAAGCCTTGACAATCTTGGAACAGATTACATTGACCTTTACCAAATTCACAACCCATCATTCTGTCCGACAGAAGGGGACGGAAGCGGAGCATACGATGCATTGTTCGACCTTTACGATGAGGGAATAATAAGACATATAGGATTCACTTCACACAAATTTGAAATAGCTGAAGAGGCCATAAAATGTGGATTGTACGAAACCATCCAATTCCCATTCTCATACCTGACAGGACCTAAGGAATTGGCTATCGTTGAGATGGCAAGGGCAAACAATCTAGGATTCATTGCAATGAAGGCAATGAGCGGAGGACTGATTGGAAGCTCCAAGGCAGCTTATGCATATATCAATAGCTTTGAGAATGTAGTCCCTATCTGGGGAGTTCAAAGGATGTCCGAGCTTGATGAATTCCTATCTTACATGAAGGAAGAACCTCAATTAGACAAGGAATTGGAAGAGATCATCAAAAGGGAAAGAGAGGAATTGGGAGGTGACTTCTGCAGAGGCTGCGGATACTGCATGCCATGCCCTGAGGGAATTGAAGTGTTCCAATGCGCTAGAATGTCACTATGGATCAGGAGATTCCCATCTGCACCAAGCCTTACACCAGAATCCCAAGAGAAAATGAAAAAGATTGAGGACTGTACAGAGTGCAGACAATGTGTCAGCAAATGCCCATATGAATTGGACATTCCAGAATTGTTGAAGAAAAACTATGAAGATTATAAAAAGATCCTATCCGGCGAGATAAAGGTTGATTAA